The sequence GGAATTAGCAATTTACGGGCATGCGGATTTCCTGGTATCAGAATCGACATCATGTCGCACTAAACACCTTCCACATTGGATTAGGAGAGTGACCGGCACTTACAGCGGCCCTTCGCCAGGGGAGTTCATCGTCGTAAGTGACTCACAATTTGATATCGTTTGCCAGAAGTCGGCAGATACCGGTCGTGACGATCACTCCCTCCAGCCCGGTTGATTCGAAGTTCGCGCTTCCACGGGTGAACCAACCCTCAATCGCTCCGAACAGACGTTGCAAGCGTTGCAGACGGCATCGTTCAAGGCACCGATCGATGCAGCCAACGCCCTGACGGCCAACCGCAGAGAAGCACACCCAACGCGGTTTCTTCGGGCTCAACACAACTGCGGTACGCTTGGTGACAAAGAAATATTCGCCACGATGACGGTCAAAGACGCCTTGATTCGCAGCTCAGGTCGCCTTCGTCCCGGTCCGCAACGGCCCAGCAAGAATGTGCCCCCAGCATGAATCGGGGCACAACCGATCGAGTCGCGAAGTGAAACTCACAACGCGTTTCCGTTGACTCGATGGTACGACAGCGAACGTTCTTTGGAAGCTGAATCGAAAGAGATCGAATCTGTGATGCCGCTGTCTCGAAACAACCGCTATGCGGCTGATTTCTTTGCTTGGGCAAACAATCCGACTGCGGACTTCTTGAAAGCCGGCACCGGATCACCTTGAGCCACGATCTGCGCTTCGACTCGCTTTGGTGCCACCTTGGTGGACGTCAAGTCGCGTACAACTTTCGTTGCGCCAGCCAACGTTGTCACGGGCTGCTGCAACGGATAATCGTTGTCCGTGATGATTTGGCTACCGAGTCGGCGGCTAAGGTTAAGCACGATTGGCGAACGGAGGTTCGTCGTCAGCTTTCCAGAATGTCCGGAGATCGTTGTCAAAACGTAAGTTTCCGTTCCAGGCTTCAGGTGCAAACTGGTCAGTTCACGACGTGAAACTTGGATCCGATAATCAGGAAAAAACGCTCGAGGACTGATCAAGGGAAGTGCCCGATCACCGCGTGATGCGCTCTGCAGCCAAGCGACAGACTCGTTTTCGAGATCAGGCAATAACGCCCAGTCTCGCAACGATTCCATGCCAATCAGGCCGGCGGGAAACAGGAACAACTGATCTTGATCTAACGAGATCGTTCCGAATCGTTGTGTTTCAATTCGCATCACGTAAGCTCGGACGCTTCAGAAGACTTTGGATAGGTTTACAATATCGTTATCGGCGGACGAATTGCACGAATCGACAAAATCGGAAAAGAACAACCAAATCTAGAGCGACTGCATGATTCTGATAGGAACGATGAATCTGACAAGGACGCGTGAAACCGGGCAGTTCCACTGCCCAACCTGCCGCTCTAACCAAGATTACCGCCTACGCTCGCGGCGTCCTTTTTTGACTCTGTACTTCATCCCCGTCGTGCCCATCGGCGGAGCCGAACAGTTCGTTGTTTGCCGAGGGTGCAAGGAAAAATGGGACCCTTCGGTGCTTCAAACAGATGCCAAGGAGCAAGCTGACTATTCCCTTGCCCAGTTTCACGAAGAGGCCCTTCGTAGCGCGATTCTTGTCGTGCTGCACGATGGCTATATCACCGAGCCGGAAATTGACTCTTTGATCTACATCTCCAACCAACTGCTGCAGCGCCCCGTTGATCGTGAAGAATTGGGCGAACTCTGCTCGATCGCTTCGCAAAATCGAGTGCTGGCACGCAACTACGTCACAACCGTTTCCAGGCGATGGTCAGACGACCAGAAAAAGACCTGCGTCCAGGCGATGTTCCTTGCCGCGACGTCCGAAGGCGCTCTCGATGACGACCGGGCAAAGCTACTCGCCGACATGAAGGGAATCTTGAAGATGTCAGAAGCTGACTACCAGTCCGCCGTTAGTGAGGCTTTGCAATGGGAATAAGCCGGATGAAATCACTGAAGCCAATCTTCACACTGCTTTTGGTCTTGCCGACATTCGGCTGCACAAAACAACGCACCGACCTGGACTATTCCTACAACGTCGCACAAGTCATCTCGATGGACGAGCAATCCATCGGAGACATCGTCCAGTTCGAAAATGTTTTCTGGGAAGCCGATGACTCGACATCACTTCGAAAGATGATTACCGAAGATGGCATCGCACGAGGCCGTAAGGTGTTGGAAATAGGTACCGGAACCGGGCTGATCGCAATTACCTGCGCGGCACACGGTGCCAAAGAAATCCTTGCGACCGACATCAACCCGGCGGCTGTCGCGAACGCGCGCTATAACGCCGCGATGCTTCAACTCGATGACGACCTCGAGGTCCGGCAAGTCGACGCGAAAGATCCCGGTGCGTTCGCAGTCCTGAAACCTGGGGAGCAATTCGACCTCATTGTGTCCAATCCCCCATGGGAAGACGGGACGGTCAACAAACCACTCGACTATGCATTCTATGACCCAGGATTCGCACTGATGGATTCCATCTTAGATGGATTGCCAAGCCGCCTATCCCCCGGCGGAAGATGCCTGCTTGCCTATGGACATGTCCCTGCAATCGAACGCTTGCTGAGCGAGTCCGAACTACGGGGATTTCAAGTGAATGTGCTAGATGACCGAAAGTTAGATGATCTCCCCGAAAACTTCCTTCCGGGGATGCTGATTGAGCTGAGATTGGGGCGTGATCAGATCCCCAAGGTCGGCGCAAGTCAAGACGAGTAGCCCACAGATCGTGGAACAGTTTTCCCATCGACAAAAATGCTTGCGACCGAGACTTTTCCCCTATTACCATGAAGGAAGTTGGCAAATGGAAAACAGATTGTTGCCGGCGTGAATGATTGATGAATTTCAATCCTGAGGTGAAGTTGCTTCGCTCTCAGTCTTTTCTGCAAACCAATGATGCGAGTCGGAATCGCCTATGATCCACTACACTTGTGATCGCTGCAAACGCACGATCGATTCGGAAACGGAACTACGGTACGTTGTCGAAATCGAGATCCGTGCCGCCAGCTGCACCGATGCCAATGCATCCTTTCATGACGTCTCCGATGACGATGACGTTGACCACCTCGCAGAACTGCACGATCAACTGCAACGGGAATTCAATCCCGAACACGACGCCGTCCTCGACAGTTGCGAAGACGATGACTGCATCGACACGACCGAGCAATACGACCTCTGCCAACAGTGTCATGATGCATTTGCAAGCAATCCACTCGGACGCGATATGCCGGTCGGACTTGGGTTCAGCAACAACTGACCCGACGGCACAGCTAAACCATCCGCGACACGTCGACCACGCGTCCGGAATGAATCGTTCGCTTACAAGCTAAACAGCGAATCAAATACCTGACCTTACCGCGTTACGACGCGATCGGAATCAACCGGTTTCGCGTCGTTGTTCTGCCGGTAAAATCTGCAGTGTTCCGCCCCGCGAACTCCTTCGCAACTCGATACCCGCATCGACGCTCCTTCCCGATTGATGCGAATTCGGGCACATCTTCAGAAGACTGAAGTATCTGTTTGGGCTATTCAATTCAACCAAGTTCCCGCTCCCTATGTTCCCACTCCGCTGCTCAGTCCGTGGTTGTGAACAACCGCTCCACTCCAGCCCACCTTGCCTTCGTTGCCCATCGGGGCACTCATTCGATATCGCACGTGAAGGCTATTTCAACCTGACTCAGCCACAAGACCGACGCAGCAAGAACCCCGGCGACAGCGACGACGCGGTCCTCGCCAGGCAGCGTTGGGTTGACCGAGGACACATGCAAGGCTTTATCGATGAACTAGCAAACCTGCTGCAACAAGCCGACCTAGGATCAGATCAAGCGACCACGATCGACCTCGGGTGTGGGGAAGGCAGCTTCGGCAAAGCCTTATTCTCAGAGACACCTCAACAATTCTGCGGTATCGATCTTTCCAAACGCGCAATTCGACTTGCGTCTCGAAATTGGCCGCAAGCCAACTGGACTCTTGCCAATGCTGATCGCACACTGCCGATCATCGACCAATCTGTCCAACGCGTCATGTCACTTTTCGGGCGACGGCCGATTTCGGAAATCGATCGAGTCTTAGATGCCGAAGGAATCTGTGTCGTCGCAGTCCCCGGCGAAGAAGACTTGATTGAACTGCGCGAACAGACGCAATTGACCGGCGAACGCCGCAGTCGCTGGGAAGCGATCGCTGACGAATTTCACAACGCGAACTTGAACTTGGCAGAACATCGACGTTGGACGCACCGCGTCGAACTGGACCGATCGGAAATCACAGATGCGTTGGCGATGACTTACCGCGCCGTTCGCCATTCACAGCAGGCGCGGCTGCAAGACGTTGACGCGATGCATGTGACACTTCAAGCAGACATCCTGCTTCTGCGGCGATAAAGATCCGCCCTCGCGCGTTAAAAAACCCTCTCACATTCGCAAGAGGGTTCAAATCGATATGCCTTTCAACAACCGCAACAGCGACAACTGAGCCGCTTACTATCCACTGACGACCATCACCCATGTTGCGAGTGCGTTAGCCAATGGACAGCGCTTGATTGGCTTTTGCCTAGTAGTCCAACGAAGCGGTTTCTTTGGACGCGCGAGTTCCCAAAGCTCCCCACAATCCGTATGGGCTTTGTCGAGTCTTCGTGCCACCGGTGGGCCAGTTGGGCGAATTGGCGGACAGGTCACCGGCGTCAATAGATTCGGTGATGAATGTTACCGCACCGTCACCCATCAGTACGTGCGCACCACCAGTGTGACGCGAACCGACAGTAAACATCCCGTCAGAACCGTCGCCAGACCATGCACAGCTGACACGGTTTGGTGGCATGATGGTCGTAATACTGGTCATCACAGGACGACCGTCTGTCCAACGCATCCCCTTGTTCTGCGAAACCGACCAGTTGTTGACGTTGGTTCCCGTCAGGTGAAAGTTTGGCTCTTCGGGATCGATCGTGTCTTCGCAATCGATAGGCGTAATAAAGAACGAAGCATTCTGCCCACGATTGACCACGGTACCGCGAACTTCCAATTCGTTATTGTCGACAACGATTTCGCCACAAGCAATCGTGTTGCTCAAACCATCAAGCATGTCGCGAAACTTGGTGACACGACGTGTTTCAAAGAAGCCACGGTTGTGACACGGCCGACGTGCCGGTGCACACCAAGTCAGTTCTTCACCACGTTCGCCACGACAAGAGTGGTTGTTACTTGCAACACCGTCGCCAAGGCTAGCAGCGTAGTTCGTGAAGCCTTCGAAGTTTGCCGGAGGCTGTGTCGGATCGCTTGGGCACCGATAAGTACTGATCTGCGTGACCCACGGAGTGTACGAGCGGTCCCATGGCACAGGGCCCATCGCCGCAAAAGGCGGATTGCGTGGGGTACCGTTGTGGTTCAGCGCACGAGGATTGGAGATCATGTCCCACAATCCTTGCTGTTCAATAAACGGCGTCAACGGAACCAAGAAAGCCAACAAGTGACGGTTCCCATTGTTGGCATTCGAAGAACCAGAGACATACGTGCCGCCACTTTGAACTGGCAACTGCTTGTATGCCGAATGGTAATTGTGCAGCCCCAAACCGATCTGTTTGAAGTTGTTGCTGCAGCTCATTCGACGGGCCGCTTCACGTGCAGCCTGGACGGCGGGCAACAGTAGCCCGACCAAAATTCCGATGATGGCGATGACCACCAGCAACTCAACCAAGGTGAAACCCTGGCGATCGCGTGAGGTTTTCATAGAGAATACCCGCTAAAAGAATGGATGAGTCCGTGTCGTAAGCGGAGCACAAGGCGGAAATTCGACACAAAGGCAATAGATAATTTTACTTTCGCGAATCTTTCGATTTGCCCCGACACCCAGAGTTTGGACATTCACGCCCCCTACAGCAATGGAATATTGCGCAGAAAGTTTGCAATATTTCTAAAAACCGTTGCTGTACCGCCCCACTGGGTAGCGTCGGAATTCTGCCAATCGGACGCCTTTTGTTTCCGAACAACATGTCCTCGGAAGACCGTTGTCCGATCTGTTCCGATATGCTTCGAAAGAGACGAAGCTTGCTAGAGAGATAAGTTCTTCTTGAACTTTTAGAGATACCTAGTTTGATCGCGAGCTTCAGTCGATCATCGCAAGAGAGTCAGGGCGCTAACGCACGATCGCGGTTAACGCCGCTGCAAGTAGAGCATCATCTAGATAACTTCTTCCTTGAAGCGTACGAACCCGAAGGCTTACTGGCTCTGCATGTCAGAAGCGTTCTGTTCTGCCATCGATTCCATTTGCTCTTCCGTTTGAACGACACTGTCGTCAACACCAGTCGAAGTCGCTTTGGGCTCGCTTCCACAACCAGAAAATGCCGCCACGGTCAAAGCAACAAAGCCCAAGCAGATAAAACGTTTCATGTGATTTCCTGTCAAGGTAAAGGAAGGTTAGGCGAGTCAATCTAGAGCTACACCTGCGAAAATCAAGACCCGGTTAAGATCGCATCCCCCGCAGTTCGCGACAACTAGGGCACCGCTACCAGAGATCGGTTTCATCTTTGTCATTCGAAAATGAGAGACAAACCTTGCCTGAATTGCCCAATCATTCTCGCGAAAACATGACTCCGTCGCCTTGAACGCAGACATAGCTGCCGCCGGGCATCAACCCCGAATATTCTTCGGTCTGACCATCAGGCCACTTCACGGTAGCGGCCCACGCACCTTTACCAGACTTAGCATCCGGAACACCGCAAACGAACCTCAAGCGTGATTCGTTGCTGCACTGATATCCATCGCCAGCGACTCGAAACTTGGTGACCGACATTCCATCCTGGCGAAGCGTGACCACCGCACCAACCGCGTCTCGATGACAGCGAGTCCCGATCAATTCAAGCTCAATCGTCGGATAAACTTGTTCTGAATGGTTCACCAAAAGCGAAACAGGTTCAAACAGATTGGCTGCCACGAGATCAAGTTTGCGGTCACGATTCACATCGACTGTCAGCAGCGCTCGCCCAAGTCGCTTCTCGGCGAAGGCATTCCCTGCTTGATCAGCCGCAACCATGCGAAATCGATCATCGCCGGATCGCCGGAACAATTGCATCGGCATCCGATAGCTTTGCCCCGAATGTGTGAAATCGTCAACGTGCCCGTTGGCTACGACAAGTTCACTTTGACCATCACAGTCGGCATCGATCCACTGCGTGCCGTAGCCCAACGTCTGCATCGTCGGTTCCGCTAAGCCCAGCGATTCCGTTTGATCCGACCAGACTCCGCTGTGAACCTGCATGTACGCCGTGTTGTAGTCGTCGCTGAAGTGGGTGACGTAGAAATCGATATCTCCGTCGCCATCGGCATCATCGGCGGCGATCCCCATCGAAGCCTGCGATAAACTTCTCGCATTGAATGCCAATCCACGAGCGGCAGCCTGTTCGGTCAATTGAAACAGTTCGGGCTGGTTAGTCTCCAATGTCGAAGACGTCTCAGAAGAAGCCGCAGACCAAAAGTGGTTCGCGGTCATATCGTTGGCCACATAAACATCCACCCCCGCAACACCATCAAGCTGCCCGATCACTAGCCCTAGGCCACGGCCGGGTTCGGTCTCGGAAAGCCACTGGTCGGTTCGATCACTAAAACCGCCGGATGCTTTCCCGGCAAAAACGCGATCAAATTGTGCCGGAAAGACGAGCGGACCACAGGACCGATGTTCTTTCAGTTCATCGGGAAAACACTTTCGCGTAACCACGTCGTCACCGCTGACATATTGCACCGCAAACAGGTCGGCTAGACCGTCAATGTTCAAATCCGCGATCCCAACGGAAGTTGTCCATTCTCCGTTTCCGGCTACGTTCCAGTTGGTTGTCACATCCCTGAAAGTCCCATCACCTTGATTGATCAGCAAACGGTTGTCTCCGAACGCTCCGAGGTACAAGTCACTGAAACCGTCACTGTTAACATCTCCGACCGCAATGCCTTGTGCGTAGCATTGGTCGATGCAATTGGCCGGACCAGTCGTTTCGGAAAACTCCCCATCAAGATTTCGGTAAAGGCGATTGCTCGACGAATCGTTTTGCAATGGCTGCCCATCGCTGTTGGTGAAATACAGATCGCTCCAACCATCCAGGTCATAGTCAATCACGCCTGCGCCGCCGGCACCTGACTGATAAATCCAAAGTCCGGATTCGCCGTTCGCCGCAGCCGCAATCTGACACACATGATCCAATTTTCGCTGCGAAGCTTCGTCTTCAAATCGAATCACAGCCAAGGCGTTTTGTTCGGAGGGGTCACTGGCAGTGCGACGAATGTCCCAGTCAGGTGATGGCAGACTTGATACATCAACCGCACTTGCGACCAGGCGTTCGGGTAACTGCCATGGAGTTTGCGTGTTAAGTGTTTTCCGGATCTCGGTAAAAACTGTTTTGGCCTGATCATCCTGATCCTGCGTCATCAATACAGCAAGGCGAGCCCAATGTGCCGCTTCCCACAATCGTCCAAGTTTCTGCATCGATTTTGCAATCTTTGTCGCTGCCCGCTGCGAATGCCTGCGCCAATACAACAATGAATCGATGTCATCTCGCATGGCTGTCACCAAAGCGGCGCGTTGTGCGACTTTTCTCGCCTCGTCAGCCTTGCCGATTTGTGAAAGCGAGCCAGCCAAACGGCTTAGCGCTTCACCATTATTTTCATCAATACGAACCGCGTTCCAATAAGCATGCGCCGCCTGCTCCGCTTGCTTCTGATGTTCGGACCAACGCCCCGCGGCGATCCAGTACTGCGGTTGCTGCCGAACCTCCGCGGTGACAGTTGGCAACCATGCACGGATTCGCTGCTGCGAGCCATTGTCCTTGATGGATGATTCGATAAGTGCGCGAGCATAGTAGGCTGATGCTGGTGCGAACTCGGGATGCTGTTCCCAAACGGCTTGCAAGTCTCCGACAACCTCACTCCATCGATTGTCGTAGCAAGCTTTTCGTGCCAGTGCATAACGCGGACGCTGGTCATCGGGGTGATGCTCGATCGCATAGTTGCAGATGGCATCATCCGTTTGCGGCCGAGAAAGATCCGACAGAATAAGCAACTCGTCCACACCGGCTTGATTGCGTTGAACTAAGAAACGTAGGTGCTTTGCCGCTTCCCGCTCCAGTCCCATTGACGCTTGCAGCCCGGCAAGATCCCGACGTGTCGTGGCACTATTGGGATCGATGTCCACCATTTGCTTCAAAGCATCGATTGCCTGAAAAGGCTGCCCCAACTGCATCCATTGCCGACCAATTTTGTCGAGCACGTCAATGGATGGCTCATCGAGTTGCTCATTGGCGGCGACGTATCGATCGATTGCGACAGTCGGTTGTTGCAGGGCAACGGCGATGTCTCCGGCAAGCTGCAGTGCTTCGGCATCATCGGGGTACCGAACCAAGACGTTTCGAATCAACTCCTCGGCTTGATCAAATCGGCCGGCACGGGCGGTGGAAGTCACCTGTTGAAGCGACTCGCGAAGTGATGTTTCCGACATCCCACTGGATGCCTGATCGAGGGACGATTCGTCTCCGCTAATAGCCGTTATTGAATCTTTTTTTTCCGGTTCACCTGTATCACAACCAGGAAGTTGGATCACAAGCAAAACAAAGATGACAACGATCAACTGATGTGGGCGGGCTGGACGAATGAGTTGCATTGCTGAATTGCAGCGCTGATGTTTTCAGCGAGTTTCAAAGGACAAAGTGGATTGGTCACCCATGCGACAAATCAAACGATTCGAAAAGCCACTTCGACGGACTCGATCCCTATCCGATCCGGTCAGCCTGTTGACTCGGATGAACGCCCGATCGAGTACCTACGTGCAGATCTACTGTGCCATGTTGCGGCGTTCTTTTCGAAATGCCCCCGGCGGTTGGCCGACCGCTCGGCGGAACGCCACGCTCATGTATTCCTGGTTTTGAAAACCAGTTTGACGCGCGATCTGCGATAGCGACAGATCACTGCTGGAAAGTAGGTAGCGGATCTGATCGATCCTTCGCCGCAGAATTTCTTGATGTGGAGTTCGCCCCAAGATTTCGCGAAACCGACTCTCCAACATCCTTCGCGAGATCGGAATACGTTCCAACAGGTCCTGAACGTTGATCGGTTCGCAATAGTGGTCACGAATGAAACGCACCGCTTCGGCGACGTCCGGATCACTGATCGCAACGATGTCCGTCGATTGCCGTGCGACGATGCCTTTAGGAGGCAACAAACGCATTGCGGGATGGTTGCCACGTCCACGCTTAGGCTTGCTCATCATCGCGTCCAACGTCGCCGCGGCGACACGACCGGCTTGCTCGGCATCGGGCATGATGCTGGTCAACGGAGGAGTGCATAGGTCACAGAGCAATTCGTCGTTGTCGACACCAAGAACAGCGACTTCTAGCGGAACTTTCAACTCGCATTCACGACAAGCATCCAAGACCTCTTGCGCCTTGATATCGTATGTCGCGAAAATCCCGATCGGTTTCGGCAATGTGCCCAACCATTTCGTCAGGCGTTTGCGTTCGGATGCGGGTGTCCGCTTTGTCCCTTGCTGTGCAACGAAGGTGCTGCAGGGGAATCCATCACGTTGAACACATTCCAAGAAAGCTTTTTCGCGATTGGTTGACCAAACGAACTGCGCCGCACCGCAAAACCCAAACTGCTTGAACCCACGTTCTCGCAGGTGTGCGTAGGCAAGCCCAGCAATCGCGGCATCATCCGTTTCGACACATGGGACCTCAGGAACATGTCTCGCCGCACTGACATCGACAACCGGGATGCTCAGCTCCTGAATCACTTTTGCAGTGGCTTGGTTTTCGATACGGGCGATGACCCCGTCTCCATTCCAAGTTTGCAACCACGAAGGAGGCAGACCGCCACGTTCCTGTTCGGTCAAGTAGATCGACCACTGTTCGTGCTCATGTACATAAGCCGCGATCCCACGCAAGACACCGCGTGCGTAAGCATTGGAGGTTTCGATCAGAAGCGCGACCGACTTTCGTTTCTTTGCCATCGGAACCCTCACCAATGCCGTGTCTACAGAACCAACGAATGGTTCAAATTCTTTCTGATGAGCCACTCTTTTCGACGAGCAACGCTCACGCTCTTCGTTCCGACTGCTGCAAGGCGCCTTGACGCTCCTGGGATGCTTCACCTGCTCGCAGACCAGTCCTGTTGCC comes from Stieleria sp. JC731 and encodes:
- a CDS encoding xylose operon transcription regulator XylR, with the translated sequence MAKKRKSVALLIETSNAYARGVLRGIAAYVHEHEQWSIYLTEQERGGLPPSWLQTWNGDGVIARIENQATAKVIQELSIPVVDVSAARHVPEVPCVETDDAAIAGLAYAHLRERGFKQFGFCGAAQFVWSTNREKAFLECVQRDGFPCSTFVAQQGTKRTPASERKRLTKWLGTLPKPIGIFATYDIKAQEVLDACRECELKVPLEVAVLGVDNDELLCDLCTPPLTSIMPDAEQAGRVAAATLDAMMSKPKRGRGNHPAMRLLPPKGIVARQSTDIVAISDPDVAEAVRFIRDHYCEPINVQDLLERIPISRRMLESRFREILGRTPHQEILRRRIDQIRYLLSSSDLSLSQIARQTGFQNQEYMSVAFRRAVGQPPGAFRKERRNMAQ
- a CDS encoding FG-GAP-like repeat-containing protein, producing the protein MQLIRPARPHQLIVVIFVLLVIQLPGCDTGEPEKKDSITAISGDESSLDQASSGMSETSLRESLQQVTSTARAGRFDQAEELIRNVLVRYPDDAEALQLAGDIAVALQQPTVAIDRYVAANEQLDEPSIDVLDKIGRQWMQLGQPFQAIDALKQMVDIDPNSATTRRDLAGLQASMGLEREAAKHLRFLVQRNQAGVDELLILSDLSRPQTDDAICNYAIEHHPDDQRPRYALARKACYDNRWSEVVGDLQAVWEQHPEFAPASAYYARALIESSIKDNGSQQRIRAWLPTVTAEVRQQPQYWIAAGRWSEHQKQAEQAAHAYWNAVRIDENNGEALSRLAGSLSQIGKADEARKVAQRAALVTAMRDDIDSLLYWRRHSQRAATKIAKSMQKLGRLWEAAHWARLAVLMTQDQDDQAKTVFTEIRKTLNTQTPWQLPERLVASAVDVSSLPSPDWDIRRTASDPSEQNALAVIRFEDEASQRKLDHVCQIAAAANGESGLWIYQSGAGGAGVIDYDLDGWSDLYFTNSDGQPLQNDSSSNRLYRNLDGEFSETTGPANCIDQCYAQGIAVGDVNSDGFSDLYLGAFGDNRLLINQGDGTFRDVTTNWNVAGNGEWTTSVGIADLNIDGLADLFAVQYVSGDDVVTRKCFPDELKEHRSCGPLVFPAQFDRVFAGKASGGFSDRTDQWLSETEPGRGLGLVIGQLDGVAGVDVYVANDMTANHFWSAASSETSSTLETNQPELFQLTEQAAARGLAFNARSLSQASMGIAADDADGDGDIDFYVTHFSDDYNTAYMQVHSGVWSDQTESLGLAEPTMQTLGYGTQWIDADCDGQSELVVANGHVDDFTHSGQSYRMPMQLFRRSGDDRFRMVAADQAGNAFAEKRLGRALLTVDVNRDRKLDLVAANLFEPVSLLVNHSEQVYPTIELELIGTRCHRDAVGAVVTLRQDGMSVTKFRVAGDGYQCSNESRLRFVCGVPDAKSGKGAWAATVKWPDGQTEEYSGLMPGGSYVCVQGDGVMFSRE
- a CDS encoding methyltransferase, whose product is MKSLKPIFTLLLVLPTFGCTKQRTDLDYSYNVAQVISMDEQSIGDIVQFENVFWEADDSTSLRKMITEDGIARGRKVLEIGTGTGLIAITCAAHGAKEILATDINPAAVANARYNAAMLQLDDDLEVRQVDAKDPGAFAVLKPGEQFDLIVSNPPWEDGTVNKPLDYAFYDPGFALMDSILDGLPSRLSPGGRCLLAYGHVPAIERLLSESELRGFQVNVLDDRKLDDLPENFLPGMLIELRLGRDQIPKVGASQDE
- a CDS encoding DUF1559 domain-containing protein translates to MKTSRDRQGFTLVELLVVIAIIGILVGLLLPAVQAAREAARRMSCSNNFKQIGLGLHNYHSAYKQLPVQSGGTYVSGSSNANNGNRHLLAFLVPLTPFIEQQGLWDMISNPRALNHNGTPRNPPFAAMGPVPWDRSYTPWVTQISTYRCPSDPTQPPANFEGFTNYAASLGDGVASNNHSCRGERGEELTWCAPARRPCHNRGFFETRRVTKFRDMLDGLSNTIACGEIVVDNNELEVRGTVVNRGQNASFFITPIDCEDTIDPEEPNFHLTGTNVNNWSVSQNKGMRWTDGRPVMTSITTIMPPNRVSCAWSGDGSDGMFTVGSRHTGGAHVLMGDGAVTFITESIDAGDLSANSPNWPTGGTKTRQSPYGLWGALGTRASKETASLDY
- a CDS encoding zinc-ribbon domain-containing protein codes for the protein MNLTRTRETGQFHCPTCRSNQDYRLRSRRPFLTLYFIPVVPIGGAEQFVVCRGCKEKWDPSVLQTDAKEQADYSLAQFHEEALRSAILVVLHDGYITEPEIDSLIYISNQLLQRPVDREELGELCSIASQNRVLARNYVTTVSRRWSDDQKKTCVQAMFLAATSEGALDDDRAKLLADMKGILKMSEADYQSAVSEALQWE
- a CDS encoding putative RNA methyltransferase, producing MFPLRCSVRGCEQPLHSSPPCLRCPSGHSFDIAREGYFNLTQPQDRRSKNPGDSDDAVLARQRWVDRGHMQGFIDELANLLQQADLGSDQATTIDLGCGEGSFGKALFSETPQQFCGIDLSKRAIRLASRNWPQANWTLANADRTLPIIDQSVQRVMSLFGRRPISEIDRVLDAEGICVVAVPGEEDLIELREQTQLTGERRSRWEAIADEFHNANLNLAEHRRWTHRVELDRSEITDALAMTYRAVRHSQQARLQDVDAMHVTLQADILLLRR